One part of the Macaca mulatta isolate MMU2019108-1 chromosome 6, T2T-MMU8v2.0, whole genome shotgun sequence genome encodes these proteins:
- the ZCCHC10 gene encoding zinc finger CCHC domain-containing protein 10 isoform X5, with amino-acid sequence MATPMHRLIARRQAIGETNVERKAKKKRSKSVTSSSSSSSDSSASDSSSESEETSTSSSSEDSDTDESSSSSSSSASSTTSSSSSDSDSDSSSSSSSSTSTDSSSDDEPPKKKKKK; translated from the exons ATGGCGACTCCCATGCATCGGCTCATAGCTCGGAGGCAAGC CATTGGAGAAACCAATGTGGAAAGAAAGGCCAAGAAAAAAAG GTCTAAGAGTGTAACCAGTTCCAGTAGCAGTAGCAGTGACAGTTCTGCCAGTGATTCTTCATCAGAGAGTGAAGAAACATCTACCTCTTCCTCCTCAGAGGACAGTGACACTGATGAAAGCTCCTCTAGTTCCtcatcctcagcctcctccacaacctcttcctcctcctctgatTCAGACTCAGACTCCAGTTCTTCCAGTAGCAGCAGCACCAGCACAGATAGCAGCTCTGACGATGAACcaccaaagaagaagaaaaagaaatag
- the ZCCHC10 gene encoding zinc finger CCHC domain-containing protein 10 isoform X1, whose translation MKKKQEERHLLMAVLIQGRRFDTELQPVKTFWILIQPSIVISEANKQHVRCQKCLEFGHWTYECTGKRKYLHRPSRTAELKKALKEKENRLLLQQSIGETNVERKAKKKRSKSVTSSSSSSSDSSASDSSSESEETSTSSSSEDSDTDESSSSSSSSASSTTSSSSSDSDSDSSSSSSSSTSTDSSSDDEPPKKKKKK comes from the exons atgaagaagaagcaggaagagcgccatcttttaatggcggtattaatacagggaagaag ATTCGACACAGAGTTGCAGCCTGTCAAGACGTTTTGGATCCTGATTCAGCCATCCATCGTTATTAG TGAAGCAAATAAGCAACATGTAAGATGTCAGAAATGCTTGGAATTTGGACATTGGACTTACGAAtgcacaggaaaaagaaaatacctacaCAGGCCCTCAAGGACAGCAGAACTAAAGaaagctttaaaagaaaaagaaaacagattattaTTACAGCAAAG CATTGGAGAAACCAATGTGGAAAGAAAGGCCAAGAAAAAAAG GTCTAAGAGTGTAACCAGTTCCAGTAGCAGTAGCAGTGACAGTTCTGCCAGTGATTCTTCATCAGAGAGTGAAGAAACATCTACCTCTTCCTCCTCAGAGGACAGTGACACTGATGAAAGCTCCTCTAGTTCCtcatcctcagcctcctccacaacctcttcctcctcctctgatTCAGACTCAGACTCCAGTTCTTCCAGTAGCAGCAGCACCAGCACAGATAGCAGCTCTGACGATGAACcaccaaagaagaagaaaaagaaatag
- the ZCCHC10 gene encoding zinc finger CCHC domain-containing protein 10 isoform X2, whose translation MEPHSVAQAGVQRRCLGSLQSPPLRLKQFSCLSLASSWDHSEANKQHVRCQKCLEFGHWTYECTGKRKYLHRPSRTAELKKALKEKENRLLLQQSIGETNVERKAKKKRSKSVTSSSSSSSDSSASDSSSESEETSTSSSSEDSDTDESSSSSSSSASSTTSSSSSDSDSDSSSSSSSSTSTDSSSDDEPPKKKKKK comes from the exons atggagcctcattctgtcgcccaggctggagtgcagcggcgctgtcttggctcactgcagtctccgcctctcaggctcaagcaattctcctgcctcagcctcgcaagtagctgggaccacag TGAAGCAAATAAGCAACATGTAAGATGTCAGAAATGCTTGGAATTTGGACATTGGACTTACGAAtgcacaggaaaaagaaaatacctacaCAGGCCCTCAAGGACAGCAGAACTAAAGaaagctttaaaagaaaaagaaaacagattattaTTACAGCAAAG CATTGGAGAAACCAATGTGGAAAGAAAGGCCAAGAAAAAAAG GTCTAAGAGTGTAACCAGTTCCAGTAGCAGTAGCAGTGACAGTTCTGCCAGTGATTCTTCATCAGAGAGTGAAGAAACATCTACCTCTTCCTCCTCAGAGGACAGTGACACTGATGAAAGCTCCTCTAGTTCCtcatcctcagcctcctccacaacctcttcctcctcctctgatTCAGACTCAGACTCCAGTTCTTCCAGTAGCAGCAGCACCAGCACAGATAGCAGCTCTGACGATGAACcaccaaagaagaagaaaaagaaatag
- the ZCCHC10 gene encoding zinc finger CCHC domain-containing protein 10 isoform X3 has product MATPMHRLIARRQAFDTELQPVKTFWILIQPSIVISEANKQHVRCQKCLEFGHWTYECTGKRKYLHRPSRTAELKKALKEKENRLLLQQSIGETNVERKAKKKRSKSVTSSSSSSSDSSASDSSSESEETSTSSSSEDSDTDESSSSSSSSASSTTSSSSSDSDSDSSSSSSSSTSTDSSSDDEPPKKKKKK; this is encoded by the exons ATGGCGACTCCCATGCATCGGCTCATAGCTCGGAGGCAAGC ATTCGACACAGAGTTGCAGCCTGTCAAGACGTTTTGGATCCTGATTCAGCCATCCATCGTTATTAG TGAAGCAAATAAGCAACATGTAAGATGTCAGAAATGCTTGGAATTTGGACATTGGACTTACGAAtgcacaggaaaaagaaaatacctacaCAGGCCCTCAAGGACAGCAGAACTAAAGaaagctttaaaagaaaaagaaaacagattattaTTACAGCAAAG CATTGGAGAAACCAATGTGGAAAGAAAGGCCAAGAAAAAAAG GTCTAAGAGTGTAACCAGTTCCAGTAGCAGTAGCAGTGACAGTTCTGCCAGTGATTCTTCATCAGAGAGTGAAGAAACATCTACCTCTTCCTCCTCAGAGGACAGTGACACTGATGAAAGCTCCTCTAGTTCCtcatcctcagcctcctccacaacctcttcctcctcctctgatTCAGACTCAGACTCCAGTTCTTCCAGTAGCAGCAGCACCAGCACAGATAGCAGCTCTGACGATGAACcaccaaagaagaagaaaaagaaatag
- the ZCCHC10 gene encoding zinc finger CCHC domain-containing protein 10: protein MATPMHRLIARRQAEANKQHVRCQKCLEFGHWTYECTGKRKYLHRPSRTAELKKALKEKENRLLLQQSIGETNVERKAKKKRSKSVTSSSSSSSDSSASDSSSESEETSTSSSSEDSDTDESSSSSSSSASSTTSSSSSDSDSDSSSSSSSSTSTDSSSDDEPPKKKKKK from the exons ATGGCGACTCCCATGCATCGGCTCATAGCTCGGAGGCAAGC TGAAGCAAATAAGCAACATGTAAGATGTCAGAAATGCTTGGAATTTGGACATTGGACTTACGAAtgcacaggaaaaagaaaatacctacaCAGGCCCTCAAGGACAGCAGAACTAAAGaaagctttaaaagaaaaagaaaacagattattaTTACAGCAAAG CATTGGAGAAACCAATGTGGAAAGAAAGGCCAAGAAAAAAAG GTCTAAGAGTGTAACCAGTTCCAGTAGCAGTAGCAGTGACAGTTCTGCCAGTGATTCTTCATCAGAGAGTGAAGAAACATCTACCTCTTCCTCCTCAGAGGACAGTGACACTGATGAAAGCTCCTCTAGTTCCtcatcctcagcctcctccacaacctcttcctcctcctctgatTCAGACTCAGACTCCAGTTCTTCCAGTAGCAGCAGCACCAGCACAGATAGCAGCTCTGACGATGAACcaccaaagaagaagaaaaagaaatag
- the ZCCHC10 gene encoding zinc finger CCHC domain-containing protein 10 isoform X4 has protein sequence MPGLSEANKQHVRCQKCLEFGHWTYECTGKRKYLHRPSRTAELKKALKEKENRLLLQQSIGETNVERKAKKKRSKSVTSSSSSSSDSSASDSSSESEETSTSSSSEDSDTDESSSSSSSSASSTTSSSSSDSDSDSSSSSSSSTSTDSSSDDEPPKKKKKK, from the exons atgcctggtctaag TGAAGCAAATAAGCAACATGTAAGATGTCAGAAATGCTTGGAATTTGGACATTGGACTTACGAAtgcacaggaaaaagaaaatacctacaCAGGCCCTCAAGGACAGCAGAACTAAAGaaagctttaaaagaaaaagaaaacagattattaTTACAGCAAAG CATTGGAGAAACCAATGTGGAAAGAAAGGCCAAGAAAAAAAG GTCTAAGAGTGTAACCAGTTCCAGTAGCAGTAGCAGTGACAGTTCTGCCAGTGATTCTTCATCAGAGAGTGAAGAAACATCTACCTCTTCCTCCTCAGAGGACAGTGACACTGATGAAAGCTCCTCTAGTTCCtcatcctcagcctcctccacaacctcttcctcctcctctgatTCAGACTCAGACTCCAGTTCTTCCAGTAGCAGCAGCACCAGCACAGATAGCAGCTCTGACGATGAACcaccaaagaagaagaaaaagaaatag